ATCTTGGGCAGGGAGGGGTACATTATCGCGTAAATAATTGACCCAAATGTACATCTGTTGTATGTATCTTTCGGCGCAATAAAGCTTTATTGACTGTAATATCTagtttgtaatattttcatcttGCTTGTGAGACATAAATTCCGTTTGTACACCCAAACTCATAACCATAAACCAAGTACGTGTACTAAACTTATCCATACAGCTGTTACACCCAGCAtgccctcaaaagtgaaagacttattaactcttgctcaaaatttccaGAATGAAACATTCAACCATGTTCTTATCAAATCAAAGATGAAAATCATGCAAACTTTTGTAAGACAAAAACAATTACCAAACAGTTACcgatgttgaatttcaaagtggCCGCCGTCCCCGTGTTAACTCCACGGGGAAAATACACGTTTCGATTTCataaaactaagacggtggaaagttttgtttctccatgagatttaaaatgtgcccaacaagtggtagaccagaaaagaaatggaaaattttgagtcCCCGAAGCGCGTTCTATATTTAGTTTGCTATTTGGTATTCAGCCATATCCCTATCATTCAAACCCATTTCTGTTTAATTTCATCGAAGGAAGTGGCGCTGCTTTGGTCTACGTATCATCGATGCCTATTATAGCCGACTATTTCACAGATCGTTATGCTTTAGCAAATGGAATTACATGGGTTGGTGGTGGACTCGGAACCATGATCGTGCCGCCTCTTGTAGAAGCACTCATTCAAGTTTATGGATGGCATGGGACGTTTTTAATAATTAGCGGGCTGTGTGCAAATAACTTTGTATGTGCATTGATTATGAAACCTGTTACCAAGACGGCAATAAAACAAGACAAGGAACCATCCGAAAAGCAGTCGGACACAGATTCTCTACAAGAATATAAATCTGAATCCAACGAGTCCATAAACAGTCATTCAAATCGTGTCCATGGCCCTGACGGATATACATCTGTACAAGAAACTGAAAAGTCAACTGATGATGCCATCGATGCTGAACATCAAGGTGACCGTCAAGCGAGTTCGAACAAAACTGCTAGAAGTAGCATATTTTCCGTTATTTATCGCATGTGGGGTTTCTATATATTTCCTAAATATCCTCGCATAACAGTGCTCGTTGTGTGTATGATAGGTTTCGGCGCCGCAATGATTACGTACTATATGTGGATAATTGTGAGGGCAGTCGACATCGGGATTCCGAGAATGCAGGCAGCGGCACTGATGACAGCTTTTGGAGTGTCTTCTGTGATTGGTCGGTTGTGTCATGGTTGGTTTGTTGACCGGAAACTGATTCTTCCAATGGCGTTGCTGGCATCGATGCTGATGTTGAACGCGATTAGTATACTGATCTACAACCTCGTCACGAGTTACGTCATCATGGTGATTGCTTGTGTTGGTATCGGTCTGTCTCATGGTGTGTGCTTACCCATGTTTATTGTTTGCACTAGAGAGATAGTACGATTAGAAGATCTCCCGAGCGCTATAGGACTGATATTCTCAACGAACAGCATCTGTGGAGGACTAGTATTAACATTCGCAGGTAAGAGAGGATGTTTGTTTGCTAATCATTGAAGGCACAAttgctgcgaatgtgtaataaacttatctcaaaatatccttgaaagttttctttgaataagacacATTAAAGACTTAACAGGTGTGAAATATTGTcctaagtgtcgaaagtggcataaCTTCAAAAGATTTAACATCATTtatgatttcccgccattttcaaaaatgaatcacacgtcagagaaaataaagattacaacaacaaaatgtcagccatcgtgtgttgtgcattcaagtaatgGTGTCATGCTTTTTTCTAGGATGATCTCGATGCGTATAACattgtgcaggaaatactgtatTTATTCGTTCTCTAACGCGGGGCGCCATTTTACGAGTGCGGGAgccgtttattatttgtttaaacGTGTAGTGGTTATGCTcaaaatcagcgagcagtgatacttccatacacagttagcacatttacacgaaccaactttgggttgaaaataaaatcatgaaaatgatgCGGCTAATTCGCAACTATTGGGGCTTCAACCCAAGATGCACTTACTTTCACTCAATACTAGCATTCCATATCCCAACAACAAGTCTTGCCTGTGTAGAAAATGTCATGGCATGTTAATAAAACCGTCAGGGTGAATCCCATAATAACCTGATCGTCTTGATAGACACACAGCGCCTCCACagggagggactgtggtagagAGAACTTCACAAAGAAACGACAGCCTCACAATCCGAACAAAATCTCTACTCTATTATGTGTTTGCATATTCACAGGGAAGCTCTATGACGATACGGGCGATTCGAAGATGCCATTGTTTGTTGCAGCAATGTTTTGCGGCAGTGCGGCCGTGATATGTACCATGGCTGTATGTGTGAACCGTTACAGGTCAAGAAGGTAGTTGGATACATCTGGAAGAGACGGGGAGCATGGAAAATGAACACTTGGAGAGAAAATTACTAGTCCATTTCGACAGTGaaagtgtatgttggttgtgAGTTGATTTTCATCCTCACGGATAGAGAGGAAGTAACAGATTTGTGTGTAATGAGTACAAGATGCCCTACGAAATGTATCGAAGCCCATTCAGTGCATCTATAGCACAAAATTATGCAAACAAATATTAACTTGAACCACACATTCCAACTGAGATACAACAAAacattattgatgaaataaTCCGAATTAAATAGGGAAGCCATATTTACAAGGCTAATTATACATTATAGTTActtcattttttagaaattaaagCCAAGTCAATATGATGGTTCTTCAATCATGGAATGCTATGAAATTTGGCAGTGCTCAAATAATTGTCTTGAACGCGAGAATATCAGCATTAGAATATTCATGGTGTCCAAGATTGATTGTATCATAGATTGTGTCACAGGGAAAAATTAGGTATTAAGTTGTACGTGTAGGCTAAATCATGGTATTTGAGCTTAAACAAATAGTACAAGACGAAATATTCAAAAGATAGAAAAGCAGAATTTGATCCCCAATTCGTACACAAAGGTGATGACAAACGTATCATTCTGTCACATGTAAACTTTAAGGACGATTTTTTCGTGAGCCTAGAACAAGAGGATTGTGAAACAAAATCCTGCAAGAGGTCTTTTCGAAGTTTTACGTTTTTACTTATGGCAA
This DNA window, taken from Ptychodera flava strain L36383 chromosome 4, AS_Pfla_20210202, whole genome shotgun sequence, encodes the following:
- the LOC139130923 gene encoding monocarboxylate transporter 12-like, which gives rise to MTKSGAQNISRRRWFVLASCVYIQFICAGSMSANGLYMVEFLKTFDESTVTLSWMFTILYLTGAIFTPVAGYLTSIYGTRKVVAVGAIIMTFASGAIAFIDSLVLLFLTFSILFGSGAALVYVSSMPIIADYFTDRYALANGITWVGGGLGTMIVPPLVEALIQVYGWHGTFLIISGLCANNFVCALIMKPVTKTAIKQDKEPSEKQSDTDSLQEYKSESNESINSHSNRVHGPDGYTSVQETEKSTDDAIDAEHQGDRQASSNKTARSSIFSVIYRMWGFYIFPKYPRITVLVVCMIGFGAAMITYYMWIIVRAVDIGIPRMQAAALMTAFGVSSVIGRLCHGWFVDRKLILPMALLASMLMLNAISILIYNLVTSYVIMVIACVGIGLSHGVCLPMFIVCTREIVRLEDLPSAIGLIFSTNSICGGLVLTFAGKLYDDTGDSKMPLFVAAMFCGSAAVICTMAVCVNRYRSRR